Proteins encoded by one window of Cheilinus undulatus linkage group 13, ASM1832078v1, whole genome shotgun sequence:
- the LOC121519913 gene encoding uncharacterized protein LOC121519913, with protein sequence MQALRKLGDLRSLKDRHIQNGDTVYSIFTPKENLKHAPQVPKRDIGDTFGDDVVRCHIMLKGDFEVSVNFAGDTITSLRLKLANESGIPAHVLHHRGKHSAGDTLRSCGISEKSTVFFSLSTFSGETPLNETFFINDVVPSVQQSQIGISTFLSSLCALKNHCTKEQLKKLISHIRKLTGCNPLAQSLHQLLCRNETITRNQKVAVVEGLYLLFRELLPQRGSQRGGKIIEDLDVFENSLCCWAYIKSEAAKVTSDHENYALITLMTEHGSRFCEPVRVPGVPGALERAEVLQKIKDGGKIPNCTEEILRETSLQRASDMEKLLLSLPPFIKTYALWLDHNKAIGQNFQINMEKTFGSMVEELKTPSNQWLNVTPPLHLKELGQCNNRLVLLSEDNLGVCLYKDKGSSDSIRVRDCLSGKNKIVDVNLLAARTGDHRDDRTFVTTRTPTEAILVLIDTSSSMEEECYGSAEIKKINAVKELFDNFATRTMAYDFHHVIGLVKFDSMVKTLHTFTENLEKFKEHIRNLEASGCTLLYDALRRGAIELEKVKARFPECRLRIMCLTDGNDSGSSIEPIPVTTRLLKSDIVVDSILLGNVENNMLHGISNATGGCCFKPKTTKEGLKLFEIETVLSLEQRKLKEKLDSSSISKSTLLGIFKTHGYDESPEILLPSQINSKVTVTESALKKRIQESKKSWVLEKDKRILEELKSLHCDPHPFIKVFPSESDFTFWKILMQGPPDTPYEKGVFELYCQFGPDYPVKPPLVRFVTPLYHCNVNSVGRICHNIFDRNYNAHITMREILEAVYGLLIVPEPDDPLDSILAEEFMTSHEVYEQEAKKHTEEAAGISMDDMEKKMVDPVAQFIPQHLICPLTKKMFIDPVKTIYGTVYERKAIEEHLRQHQYEPLAGPGHELELTDMIADQDMKKMVMDHRSRQIS encoded by the exons ATGCAGGCACTGCGTAAACTCggagatctgc GGTCCTTAAAAGACAGACATATTCAGAATGGAGATACTGTTTACTCCATCTTTACGCCAAAGGAAAATCTGAAACATGCTCCACAGGTCCCAAAACGAGACATTGGTGACACCTTTGGAGACGACGTTGTTCGATGCCACATAATGCTCAAG GGAGATTTTGAGGTGTCAGTGAACTTTGCAGGTGATACCATCACCAGCCTGCGACTCAAGCTGGCAAATGAAAGTGGAATCCCAGCACATGTCCTCCATCACAG agGTAAACACAGTGCTGGTGACACCCTGCGGAGTTGTGGAATCTCTGAGAAGTCCACAGTCTTCTTCTCTCTGTCCACCTTTTCGGGTGAGACTCCACTGAATGAGACTTTCTTCATAAATGATGTTGTgccttcagtgcagcagtcCCAGATTGGGATCAGTACGTTCCTGTCTTCGCTTTGTGCTCTG AAAAATCATTGCACAAAAGAACAACTGAAGAAACTGATCTCCCACATACGGAAACTGACTGGATGTAACCCTCTTGCTCAAAGTTTGCATCAGTTACTCTGCAGGAACGAAACCATAACCAGGAATCAAAAG GTTGCAGTTGTTGAAGGCTTGTACCTGCTCTTCAGGGAGCTTTTACCTCAACGTGGATCACAACGAGGCGGGAAGATCATCGAGGACCTGGATGTCTTTGAGAATTCACTATGCTGCTGGGCATATATCAAATCAGAAGCAGCA aaagtgacatcagACCATGAGAACTACGCACTTATCACTCTCATGACTGAACATGGCAGCCGTTTCTGTGAACCTGTCAGAGTGCCTGGAGTACCTGGTGCCTTGGAGCGAGCAGAAGTTCTCCAGAAAATTAAAG ACGGGGGGAAAATTCCAAATTGCACTGAAGAGATTTTACGAGAAACATCTTTGCAGAGAGCCAGTGACATGGAGAAACTCTTGCTCAGTTTGCCTCCGTTCATCAAAACATATGCTCTGTGGCTGGACCATAACAAGGCGATTGGTCAAAA CTTTCAGATAAACATGGAGAAGACTTTTGGAAGCATGGTGGAAGAATTAAAAACTCCCTCAAATCAATGGCTCAATGTGACCCCGCCTTTACATTTGAAGGAGCTGGGACAGTGCAATAATCGCCTTGTCCTGCTGAGTGAAG ACAACCTCGGGGTGTGCCTGTACAAAGACAAAGGATCCAGTGATTCAATCAGAGTGCGTGATTgtttgagtggcaaaaacaaaatagtGGATGTGAATTTGCTGGCAGCCAG GACTGGTGATCACAGAgatgacagaacatttgtcaCAACCAGGACACCAACAGAAGCCATTCTG GTGCTGATAGACACCAGCTCCTCCATGGAGGAAGAGTGCTATGGAAGTGCTGAAATAAAGAAGATTAATGCTGTGAAAGAGCTCTTTGACAACTTTGCCACAAGGACCATGGCTTATGATTTTCATCACGTCATTGGCCTCGTAAAATTTGACTCCATGGTGAAGACTCTCCACACATTTACTGAAAATCTGGAAAAGTTCAAG GAGCACATTCGTAACCTGGAGGCAAGTGGTTGTACTCTGCTGTATGATGCACTGCGACGTGGCGCAATTGAGCTGGAAAAGGTTAAGGCCAGATTTCCTGAGTGTAGACTCCGCATCATGTGCCTGACTGATGGGAATGATTCTGG ATCCTCCATAGAGCCCATCCCTGTTACAACCCGACTGCTAAAATCAGACATTGTTGTGGATTCGATCCTTCTTGGAAATGTGGAGAACAACATGCTGCATGGAATAAGCAATGCAACAG GTGGCTGCTGTTTCAAACCAAAGACAACCAAAGAGGGTCTGAAGCTCTTCGAGATTGAGACCGTTCTGTCTTTGGAGCAGAGGAAACTGAAGGAAAAACTCGACTCCTCTTCCATCAGTAAG AGTACTTTGTTAGGCATCTTCAAAACTCACGGGTACGATGAAAGTCCAGAGATTTTGCTGCCAAGTCAGATAAACAGCAAAGTGACAGTGACTGAGAG CGCTCTGAAGAAGAGGATTCAGGAGTCAAAGAAGTCATGGGTTCTGGAGAAGGACAAACGTATCCTGGAGGAGCTGAAGAGTCTGCACTGTGATCCACATCCCTTCATCAAAGTGTTCCCCTCTGAGTCCGACTTCA CTTTCTGGAAGATTCTCATGCAAGGCCCTCCTGACACACCATATGAGAAAGGAGTGTTTGAGCTGTACTGCCAGTTTGGACCTGACTACCCTGTGAAGCCTCCACTTGTGCGCTTTGTCACACCT CTCTACCACTGCAATGTCAACAGTGTGGGCCGCATCTGCCACAACATATTTGACCGCAACTACAATGCCCACATCACCATGAGAGAGATCCTTGAAGCAGTATATGGACTGCTCATAGTCCCTGAGCCTGACGATCCTCTGGACAG CATTCTGGCTGAGGAATTCATGACGAGCCATGAGGTTTATGAACAAGAGGCCAAGAAACATACAGAGGAAGCTGCAGGGATCTCAATGGATGACATGGAGAAA aaaatggtgGATCCAGTGGCACAGTTCATACCTCAACATCTGATCTGCCCACTCACAAAGAAGATGTTCATTGATCCTGTGAAAACTATCTATGGCACCGTGTATGAACGCAAGGCCATCGAGGAACACCTGAGACA ACATCAGTATGAGCCGCTGGCAGGACCGGGACATGAGCTTGAGCTGACCGACATGATAGCAGACCAGGACATGAAGAAAATGGTGATGGATCATCGTTCACGTCAAATTAGTTAG
- the ftr67 gene encoding finTRIM family, member 67 yields MAQAGVVLDKDQFNCSICLDVLRDPVTIPCGHSYCSVCIQNYWDQDDYLGIFACPQCRQNFNPRPLLARNTMLADVVEKFKKTGLQEAATPVNQSFAAADDVECDVCTGRKNKAVKSCLVCLASYCDVHLQPHFESAAFKKHKLVSASKKLQETICTRHDKLLEVYCRTDKRCICYLCLTDEHKGHDTVLAEAEIQQRQRELGDMKQSSQLKIQQREKEAQELRQAIFSLTRSARTAAEESEAVFTELIRSIELKRFEVRELIKAQEKMAVSQAEQLLEKIQKEIAELKRNEAELDKLSLTDDHIHFLQSCQSVHAPPVLSALPTVSADPGLTFVPVMTAVSDFKGLLQEVCQGGFVSIYERVRDVFIISPQSPAVQLNTTQPSEGAAAAQMEATQVTSTPGLDQSPVNPLNPFLNPGPSVPTFTFSPFGSKFSSSSRQRHMQRRAHPRRK; encoded by the exons ATGGCCCAGGCTGGAGTGGTTCTGGATAAGGACCAGTTTAACTGTTCAATATGTCTGGACGTGTTGAGAGACCCTGTGACCATTCCCTGCGGACACAGCTACTGCTCGGTCTGTATACAGAACTACTGGGACCAGGACGACTATCTGGGGATCTTCGCGTGTCCCCAGTGTAGGCAGAACTTCAACCCGAGGCCTCTGCTGGCCAGAAACACCATGCTGGCCGACGTGGTGGAGAAATTTAAAAAGACCGGACTGCAAGAGGCCGCCACACCCGTGAACCAAAGCTTTGCTGCGGCAGACGACGTGGAGTGCGACGTCTGCACCGGGAGGAAGAACAAAGCTGTAAAGTCCTGTCTGGTGTGTCTGGCCTCCTACTGCGACGTCCACCTGCAGCCCCATTTCGAGTCTGCTGCCTTCAAGAAACACAAGCTGGTGTCTGCCTCCAAGAAACTCCAGGAGACGATTTGTACCCGACATGACAAGCTACTGGAGGTTTACTGCCGCACAGATAAACGGTGTATCTGTTACCTGTGTCTGACTGACGAGCATAAAGGACATGACACGGTGCTGGCTGAGGCTGAGATTCAACAGAGACAG AGGGAGCTTGGTGACATGAAGCAGAGCTCTCAGCTGAAAATTCAGCAAAGGGAAAAGGAGGCACAGGAGCTGAGACAAGCCATTTTCTCCCTCACT CGTTCTGCTCGGACAGCAGCCGAGGAGAGCGAAGCTGTCTTCACTGAGCTGATCCGCTCGATCGAGCTGAAGCGTTTCGAGGTGAGAGAGCTGATCAAAGCGCAGGAGAAGATGGCGGTCAGTCAGGCTGAGCAGCTGCTGGAGAAGATCCAGAAAGAGATCGCTGAGCTGAAGAGAAACGAGGCTGAACTGGACAAACTGTCCCTCACTGACGATCACATCCATTTCCTCCAG AGTTGTCAGTCTGTCCATGCTCCACCTGTGCTGTCAGCTCTGCCTACAGTCAGTGCTGACCCCGGCCTCACCTTTGTCCCTGTGATGACAGCTGTGTCGGACTTTAAAGGGCTGCTGCAGGAGGTCTGCCAGGGAGGATTTGTGAGCATCTATGAGAGAG TGAGAGATGTATTCATAATAAGTCCTCAAAGTCCTGCTGTACAGCTCAACACAACACAGCCTAGTGAGGGAGCAGCAGCCGCACAAATGGAAGCAACTCAAG TGACCTCTACACCTGGTCTAGACCAAAGTCCTGTGAACCCTCTGAACCCTTTCCTCAATCCAGGACCCTCAGTGCCCACCTTCACTTTCTCACCCTTTG GCTCCAAGTTCTCCTCAAGTTCCAGACAGAGGCACATGCAGCGACGTGCTCACCCCAGGAGGAAGTAG
- the LOC121520143 gene encoding protein THEM6-like codes for MLLLVLGALLLLFCSLDVWYFLRGAQVFVEAWFQPRIWDILAEQSIEGMVLPHDLDYMGHMNNSRYLRECDFARFHHYMRNGLFMASRKLGAKMVVGASTIRYRRSLAFREAFEIRTKVIGWDEKAFYLEQRFVSKRDGFVSAIMLCRQNVVHSSPETIIEYVCKRKIECPEFPEDLKLWINYISASSQALRAESGLEEKNK; via the exons atgctgctgctggtgctggGTGCCCTCCTCCTGCTCTTCTGCAGTCTGGATGTGTGGTACTTCCTACGTGGGGCCCAGGTGTTTGTCGAAGCGTGGTTCCAACCCCGAATATGGGACATTCTAGCTGAGCAAAGCATTGAAGGCATGGTCCTTCCCCATGATTTGGACTATATGGGCCACATGAACAACTCCAGGTATCTCAGGGAGTGTGACTTTGCACGCTTCCACCATTACATGCGGAACGGGCTGTTCATGGCTTCTCGCAAACTCGGGGCCAAGATGGTTGTAGGGGCCTCTACTATACGATACAGGCGCTCCCTGGCTTTCCGAGAGGCTTTTGAGATTCGGACCAAAGTAATCGGATGGGATGAGAAGGCTTTTTACTTGGAGCAGCGCTTTGTTTCCAAGAGGGATGGGTTTGTCTCTGCAATCATGCTCTGCAGGCAGAATGTGGTTCACTCCAGCCCGGAGACCATCATTGAATACGTCTGCAAAAGAAAG ATCGAGTGCCCTGAGTTCCCAGAAGACCTCAAACTCTGGATCAACTACATCTCAGCCAGCAGCCAGGCCCTGAGAGCTGAAAGTGGACTTGAAGAGAAGAACAAGTGA
- the LOC121520487 gene encoding protein THEM6-like has product MWWVLWVLAALLALFSCFDVWYFLRAAAVILRAWFQPPIWDVTAEQTLTGRVTPRDIDMCHMNNARYLRECDFARFSLYVRNGVFKAVRALGASMVVGATTIRYRRALCIGEGFELRSRIVTWDDKAFYLEQRFVATKDGLVCAVMYCKQSVIRSSPDKIMQHLCKRKVECPEFPEDLQHWVNFISASSQALRAESGLDEKDK; this is encoded by the exons ATGTGGTGGGTGCTGTGGGTGCTCGCTGCCTTGCTGGCTCTCTTCTCCTGTTTCGATGTGTGGTACTTCCTGCGAGCGGCAGCTGTGATACTGCGTGCTTGGTTCCAGCCTCCAATCTGGGACGTTACGGCAGAGCAGACCCTCACAGGCCGGGTCACTCCTCGTGACATCGACATGTGCCACATGAACAATGCCCGCTACCTCCGGGAGTGCGACTTTGCTCGCTTCTCTCTCTATGTACGTAACGGTGTGTTCAAGGCCGTACGAGCACTTGGAGCTTCTATGGTTGTTGGGGCCACCACCATCCGTTACCGCAGGGCTCTGTGTATCGGGGAGGGCTTTGAGCTGCGCAGTCGCATCGTCACATGGGATGATAAAGCGTTCTATTTAGAGCAGAGATTTGTGGCGACAAAAGACGGGCTGGTGTGTGCTGTCATGTACTGTAAGCAGAGCGTCATCCGCAGCAGCCCGGACAAGATCATGCAGCACCTGTGTAAGAGAAAG GTGGAGTGTCCTGAGTTTCCAGAAGATCTTCAGCACTGGGTAAACTTCATCTCTGCCAGCAGTCAGGCCCTCAGAGCTGAGAGCGGACTGGATGAGAAGGACAAATGA